The region TTTATCAGCGTCCGGGCACGAACTTGAATACTCAACCAGAACTGGCATGGAACGACGTTCCCGTCTGCGACACGTTTGCAGAAGCATTCACCACGGTCGGAACCCGTATTATTGTAACCGCGGTCTCCGAATCCTGGGTCCGAATCGCGGCAACCGAAGTCACCGGTTACGCCACCAGTGTCATCGCCTGTGATGCCGAAGCCGGCGTCGAAAAGTTCCTCTCCCCTGAAGAGAGCCCTGATGGACGTCCCGGCGTCAGCCTCATGTTCTTCGCCTTCAGTCGCTCTGCGCTCGAGAAAGCCGTCACCAATCGCGTGGGGCAATGTATCCTGACCTGCCCCACCACCGCCTGCTACGCCGGCATCCCGGTGACAGATCCCGAAAAAGCCCTGGCCCTGGGCAAACAGCTCCGCTTCTTTGGTGATGGGTTTCAGATCTCCAAGAAATGGGAGGATCGTCGCCTCTGGAGAATTCCCGTCATGGATGGCGAATTTGTCTGCGAAGATCGCGTTGGTTCCTTCAAAGGCGTCGCCGGGGGCAACCTGCTGATCTGCGCGAAGAACCAGTCTGCGGGTCTGCTCGCAACCGAAGCGGCAGTTACCGCCATGCAGGCCGTCGACAATGTTATCCTCCCCTTTCCGGGAGGCATTGTCCGCAGTGGC is a window of Gimesia chilikensis DNA encoding:
- the fhcD gene encoding formylmethanofuran--tetrahydromethanopterin N-formyltransferase, translated to MNTQPELAWNDVPVCDTFAEAFTTVGTRIIVTAVSESWVRIAATEVTGYATSVIACDAEAGVEKFLSPEESPDGRPGVSLMFFAFSRSALEKAVTNRVGQCILTCPTTACYAGIPVTDPEKALALGKQLRFFGDGFQISKKWEDRRLWRIPVMDGEFVCEDRVGSFKGVAGGNLLICAKNQSAGLLATEAAVTAMQAVDNVILPFPGGIVRSGSKVGSKYSALKASTNDAYCPTLRAETKSDLPEGTGCVYEIVIDGETFDDVQQAMCDGLQAATQLPGLLQITAGNYGGKLGKHHFHLAEVIAELKQR